The following is a genomic window from Syntrophorhabdaceae bacterium.
CAACAGGTGGGGCAAGCTGATAGGCCATCTGTCAGCTAAATACGGGATCCCTTACGTTACCTTTCAGGAGGGTGATTACTACGAGGACAGGTTGAGCTTCAGCGGCCACTCGGAATACAGCACCGCCCTTCTTTTGTGGGGTGATGATACAAAAAACCGGCTTACGAGGGCAAAGGCTGCCGCAGAGAAGATGGTTCTCGTCGGCAATACGCACCTGTCGACGATTAAAAACACATATTTCCAGCCTCAGAAGATCAAAGAAACGAAGGCAAACCTGAATATTCCGCCGGATAAAAAGGTTGTCCTCTTCCTTGTGAGTATCCAATGGGGTATTATTAACGATCCATCCATCTGGGAACAACTTCTCAGCGGCATCAATGACGATGTAACAATAATCTTCAAGTGGCACCCCAAGGTCAGCTATGATGCGTATAAGAAAAACGTTGAAGCGGTATTCAAGGAAAAATTTCCATCCTGCCTGGTGTTCCAGAATTATGACCCCTATTACCTCCTCCCGGTAGCAGATTACTGCGTAACCCTTGGAAAAACTACGCTGGCGACAGAGGCACTCTCGTTTGGCAGACCGCTCTTTTCCTTCCCCGGGACCGACAGGCTGCCGGATTATTACGCGGAGCTTGGAATATCGCAGTCCCTTGCGGAATCATTTGAACCACTCTACAGGACAATAAAGGAAGGGGTGCCCGAAGAGATCCGGAAAAACGTGGACAGCTTCCTCCACCACTTCTTCTATATGAACAACCAGAGGTCCGTACCCGGCACCGTGGAGATCATGGACCACATCATGGGCATCAGGCACGCGGGCAAGGGAGGTGGCAGGAATGTCGCGGCAACAGGGTCCGGAAAGGAAACGCGCGCCTTCCGGGAGAACCGGATAAGCTACGTTGTCGCTGCCGACCATGATCAGGGGGCGCTCCTCGCCACGCTGACCTCACTATCCCAGAACGTGGGATTCGCCGACTGGGAGGTCATTGTTGCTACCGGCGACAGCTCCGTCATGGAAGTCCTGTCCGGTATCTCAGGCGATATCCGGGTTGTCGAATCAGAAAAACAAGGTCTCGCGTACCTTTATAACAAAGGTGCCCGGACTTCAACCGGCGAATATCTCATATTCATGAAATCCGGGATAGTCTATTTCAAAGACCAGGGTATCCTGGAGGCCATGCAAAAGGGCGCAGCCGGCATCCCTCTGAAAGACCCTGATATGGAGCCCTATTGCCTCGGTATACGGTTTGATTTCAACCATGTCCCGAGGATGATCAGGGACAGGGCCGATGAAGGCGCATATGATGCCGTCGGCGGTGGTCTGATAGCCATGCACCGGTCGCTCTATGAGGCAACAACCGGCTTCGATGAAAGGATAGCCGACCGGTTTATCGAGGCCGATATATGCCTTGAAGCAAGGGAAAGAGGATACGATGTCGCCTATCTCCCCGAATGTCTCGGGATCGTCTTTAAAGAGACCTTCGGTCATACGCAGGGAGGCACGGACCCGTCCGTTGGGAACGTCCCGTCCACGACAACCTCAAAAAACGGTAATGAAGAATGGAGACAAAGGATCACATTTTTCGCAAAATGGTGCGGCAAGCTGCCAAAAGACGACGATTATATAAAGTTTGCCGGAGAGTTGCTCAAGGTATAATAGGCCAAGGGGACTAAGGCATAGCGCATAGCGGAACACCTTTAAGGCGTGGGCGAGAACAACCATAATTCGTAATTTGTGAGACGTAAGTGGAAAAGCACAAGGTGCGAGGAGCGAAGCGACGTAGCGACCTCATAGGGTATGAACTATTAATGAGATTGCCGCGCTCCGCTCGCAATGACAAAGCGCTATATCCTATGGCCTATCACCTATTACCCATCACCTTTTACCTTTCACAGGGTTCATCCAATTACGAATTACGATTCACGAATTACGGGTGTTTTCACCTTTTAAGGATTTAAGTTTTTCCATATCCCTCCGATAATCTACACAAGCGAGAACCATGAGAGAAAACATTCATATATGGAAGAAGGAGGTGAAAAATCATTCTATGTCCACAAATTTTTCCCTCAACATATCGCTCAAAGGGCAGGACGCCCAAACAGTAAAATTCAAGGAGGATAGAGTATGGCTCTAACAATCAACACTAACTTATACGCGTTAAACGCACAGAGAAATTTAAGAAAGACGGAAAGTCCGCTTGCTACTGCAATGCAGAGACTTTCTTCCACATTGAGGATCAACTCGGCGAAAGACGATGCCGCAGGTCTTGCTATCGCAACAAGGATGCAGCGCCAGATCAATGGCTTGACAGTGGCCATGAGAAACGCAAACGACGGCGTGTCCTT
Proteins encoded in this region:
- a CDS encoding glycosyltransferase, coding for MSLKGKKIACFVALPHHTRFLWPVTEYAEKLGARVIYFTTMSDFPYELDLIQKGKECRILQNYVNSETREKVETTINSFFEIWKDKNFTWDGLRHWPLILQANLLTSGFEEYFCLEEFIKTEKPDLFFALHERNRWGKLIGHLSAKYGIPYVTFQEGDYYEDRLSFSGHSEYSTALLLWGDDTKNRLTRAKAAAEKMVLVGNTHLSTIKNTYFQPQKIKETKANLNIPPDKKVVLFLVSIQWGIINDPSIWEQLLSGINDDVTIIFKWHPKVSYDAYKKNVEAVFKEKFPSCLVFQNYDPYYLLPVADYCVTLGKTTLATEALSFGRPLFSFPGTDRLPDYYAELGISQSLAESFEPLYRTIKEGVPEEIRKNVDSFLHHFFYMNNQRSVPGTVEIMDHIMGIRHAGKGGGRNVAATGSGKETRAFRENRISYVVAADHDQGALLATLTSLSQNVGFADWEVIVATGDSSVMEVLSGISGDIRVVESEKQGLAYLYNKGARTSTGEYLIFMKSGIVYFKDQGILEAMQKGAAGIPLKDPDMEPYCLGIRFDFNHVPRMIRDRADEGAYDAVGGGLIAMHRSLYEATTGFDERIADRFIEADICLEARERGYDVAYLPECLGIVFKETFGHTQGGTDPSVGNVPSTTTSKNGNEEWRQRITFFAKWCGKLPKDDDYIKFAGELLKV